CGACCCGTCCGAAGCGGCGTTCGTCGGCGACCGGCCCGAAATCGACTTCGCGCACCCCAACGACTTCGGGATGACGACGATTCGCGTCGAGCGCGGCCCGCATGCCGACGCCGAACCGACAGACCGGACGACGCCGGACGAGACTGTCGGGCGACTCGCCGACCTGCCGGCGTTGCTCGCCGACCTCGATTGACGCTCGTGACGGCCACTCAGTCGGCTTGCACCGCCATCCCGTCGGCGATGACTTTGTAGAGGACCGCGAACAGACCGACGAGGACGACGGCGACGCTGGCGATGAAAGCGGCCCAGACGCTTATCGTGGCGCTCGGAGATGTCGATTCGAAAAGCGACTGGCTCAGGAAGTAGCCACCGAGGAACAGTCCGCCGCCAGCCAGAAACACCGCGGCGACGTAGACCGCCACACCCATTCCGTATCTCGCCACGTCCCGCGCACTCGTGACTGCCATCGAGGCAATCTCTGGCGTCCAGTCTTATAGCTATGCGGTGCTTGAAGGCTGAACTATCGCCCGTACTTTTCATATCCCGTTCCTTCGGACACCCCATGGACCGCCGGGCGTTTTTGTTAGGAGGAGTCGCCGCTCTCTCCGGAGGAGTCACCGCACTGTCCGGGAATCGGGACGGGGGCGATTCAGGTCGCGCTGACGCCTCGCAGATAGATTTGGAAGCAGAGACGAGTCCGATTCGGGAGGGACCGAGCGTCGGACTGGAGGAGGTCGTTTCGGGGTTCCGCGAACCGGTCGCGTTCGCGGCGACGCCCGACTGGGGGTTCGTCGCCGACAAGTTCGGCACCGTGTTCCGGTACGACCGGAGCGCCGACGACCCGAAGCCAGAATCGTTTCTGGACCTGCGCGACCGGATGGCCGAACTCACCGGGTGGGAGATGGGCCTGCTGGGTCTCGAACTCCACCCCGACTTTCGGACCAACGGCCGGTTTTTCGTCCGGTACAGCGCGCCGCCGACCGACGAGGTGCCGCCGAACTACAGCCACACGTTCGTCCTCTCGGAGTTTCGGGCCGAAGGCGGAACCGCCAACCCCGACGCCGAGCGTCGCCTGCTGGAGATTCCAGAGCCGCAGAACGCCCACAATTCTGGCGAAATCACCTTCGGGCCGGACGGCTATCTCTACGTCGGTGTCGGCGACGGCGGCGGCGTCGGTGACAGCGATGCGGGTCACGCGGACGACTGGTATCCCGTGAACCGGGGCGGGAACGGACAGGACATCGAGCAGAACTTGCTGGGGAGCATCCTGCGCATCGACGTGGACGACCAAGCCGAGGACAAGCCCTACGCGGTGCCCGACGACAACCCGCTGGTGGGGACAGACGGCCGCGACGAGCAGTGGGCGTGGGGCTTTCGCAACCCCTTCCGGTTCGGGTTCAGCGAGGGTGACCTCTACGTCGGCGACGTGGGCCAAGAGAACTTCGAGGAGGTGAGCCTCGTCCGGAAGGGCGGTAACTACGGGTGGAACGTCAAGGAGGGAACGAGCTGTTACAGCCGCGTCGTGCCCGACAAGATGCCCGAACCGGTTTCGTTCGTCGAGTTGCTGTTTCCCGGCCCGCTTCCCATCTGCCCGGAGGGGTCCGTGCGGGGCAACCCGCTTGTGGACCCAATCGTCTCGTACCCGCAGGAGCGAAACGGCGACCAGTTCGGAACCTCGGTCATCGGTGGCTACGTCTGCCAGAATCCGGACATCCCGGAACTCCAAGGCCAGTACCTCTTTGGCGATTTCTTCGCGCAAGGGACCGGACAGCTATTCGCCACGACGACCGCCGACTCCGGCGACGGCCTGCGCCCGGTAAAACGCCTCTCGATTGCCGGGACCCCCGACGGCGAACTCGGCGAGGCCCTGCTGTCCTACGGCCGGGACTCCTCGGGTGACCTCTACGTCCTCACGACGCTGTTCGGCGAGGGGACCGGGACAGTCTACCGCCTGACACCACCCTGACACCGCCCTGACGGTCGGGGCGAAACGGCGTGCCGTCAAGCCAGTATCTCCCGAACTCGCGTGAAGAACTCCCGCCGAAAGGGGTCGAACGTCAGGAGGAGTCCGGCGTACAGCACTGCCCCGAGCGCGACGGTCCCGGCCAGTTTCGGGAAGGTGTCGATTTTGAACTGCGTCCGGAGCGACCACAGGACGCCAGTCATGCCCAGCGACGCGAGGACGTACCGACCGATGGCCGGGTAGGGAACGTCTACCTCGGTCAGTTGGACGAGGTAGCGACCGAGGAGGACGGCGTTAATCGCGGCCGACCCGGCAGTAGCGATGGCGGCCCCGACGAAGCCAATCGCTTGGATGAGGACGACGTTCGACACGATGTTCACCGTGACGGTGACGAGAACGACGCGAGCGCCGAGGTCCGGGCGGTCGAACCCGAGCAGGAGGCGGTCGAACACCACGTCTACGGCCCGGAACAGCTTTCCGGCCAACAGCACGACCAGAACCAGCCACGCGAACTCGTAGTTCTTCCCGAACGTCAGTCCCATGATTGGCTTTGCGAGCAGGACTCCGCCGAAGAAGGCCGGAACCACGGGGAGAAGCGAGTAGGTCAGCGCCCGCGAGACCAGTGCTTTCACGTTCTCGCGTTCGCCGGTACTCACCCATTCACTGACCTGCGGGAACACCGTGGTCGCAATCGCCTTGCTGAACATGAGCGTGAACACCGTAATCCGCCACGCGATTTCGTACGCGCCGACGAATCGGTGACTCACGAACAACCCGAGGATGAGTACGTCGAACCAGTGATAGGTGTGACCGCCGATAGCCCAGACGACGTTGTACTTGCCGTAGTCGAGGAGCGACCGGAAGTGGCGTTTCTGGGGAATCGCTATCGTCGTCGAACATCGCACGACCCCGCCGAGTAACTTCACCGCGTAGCCAGCGATGAGACCGTAGACGAGACCGTAGATGCCGAATCCGCTCCGAACCAGCGCGACCCCGACGACAGCGTAGGCCATCCCTTGGCCGAAGTTGAGGATTGCGGTCTGGCCGACTCGGAGTTCGCCCCGGAGGGTGTGGACCGACAGGGACGCGAGGTCTTGGGCCAGAATCGCAATCACGAGCAGGACCACCAGTTCGGCCCCGAGATAATCGTTGATGGGTCCGGAGAAAACCGCAAGTAGCGACGCGATAACGACGAAGAACGACGCTTTGAGGGCGAGCGCCGCCCCGACCATCTGTCCGGGGTCGTCGCCTTCGCTGATGCGTTTCTCGACTGCACCGGAGAGGCCGAAGTCGGCGACGATGGCCAACGTCGCGTTCGTGGCCTCGAACAGGAAGAACGTCCCCATCACGGCCGGGGAGAGTTCCCGAGCGAAGTAGATGATGGCGAGAAACCCCAGCAGGGCGTTGCTGGTCCTCGCCACGAACAACTTTACACTCGTTCCGGTCAGGTTCATATCAGGCCAGCGGTTCGATACCAGCGACAGGTATCTGCGACTGCTCGCTTCCACGACCGCTGTTCGACCGGGGCGGTGTACGCCATCTCGTCGGGAACGGTACCGTAATCTGCACGTTCTAGAAGCGGACGACTGTCCACGGGGATGACGTTCTTCTCGTGGAGCAAGTCGAGGACGGGACCGATGCTGTACTTCGTCAGCGTTCGGGGAACGTCTACGACCCGACAGTCGCTATCGGTCGCCGCGGCAATCGTCCGGAGGAGTTCCGGGGCCTCGACGTTCGCGCCGGCGACCAACTGGTGTTGCTTCGCCGACCCGTCGAGTGCGCTCCGTATCGAATCAACGACGTCGCCGACGTGGACGATGTTGTACTCGTCGTGGGTGTAGAGCGGCGGGGCCAGAACCGCGTTCGAGACGACCGGCCGGACGTGTTCGTACCGAGTGAGTCGAAAGTCCATCGGCCCCCAGATGTACGTCGGGTAGAGGACGGTGGACGCGAAATCGGCGTCCTCGATTCGGGTCGTCGCTTCGGCCTTCGTCCGCTCGTAGGCCGAGTCGAGGTCTCCGGACAGATCCGGATGTACCGTCAGGGTACTCGTGAAGACGACACGCCCGACGCCGTGTTCGCCGGCCTTCCGTATCACGTTCTCGGTCCCCTCGACGTTCACCGCGTCCATGTCGGACGAGTCGTACACCGCGCCAGCGAGGTGGACCACCGAATCGGCCTCGGCCATCGGGTCGTCCAGCGACGCCGGGTTCGTGATGTCGCCGCGGGCGACAGCGATGTCGGAGGGCAGTCGCTCGACTGGTGACGACTGGCGGACGAGACCCGTGACCTCCTCGCCGTCGTCGGCAAGCGCGGCGCACAGATTCAGTCCGACGAAACCGGTCGCGCCTGTGACGAGGACACTCATGCTATCGCTCCTCGCCTGTAGCGTGGGCCAGTTCCGGCGCGTGTTTGGCCTCGCCGTCTGCCATCTCGTGACACGCTTCTATTATCTCTGTGATGGCGACACCCTGCTCAACCGGTGTCCTCGGTGGTCGGCCGTCCCGAACTCGGTCCACGAAATCGTGGATGCGAGTCTCATGGGCATCGTCTTCCACGGCGGGAAAGATTTCGACGAGGCGAAGGTCGAGGAGCGGCGGTCGGCCGCGGTGGAACTTGACGCGCCGACCGTTAATCTGGCCCGTAAGTTCGTCGGGGTCAACCGAGAGCCACCCCTGCGTGCCGACCAGTACCGTCCGCGAGAGAAATCCGGCGTTCGATTGGGTCCATCCGACCGAAGCGGTCATCGTTGCGCCGTCGAAGTCGAGTTGGACCGTCGCGGCGTCCGCTACGTCGTCTTGGGAGAGATAGCGCATCCGACAGTTTCGGAGTTCGGGTCGCTCGCCGAAAACCGCCGTCCCGAAGTCGATTACGTGTGGGAGCAAATCACGGACGACACCCCCGGCGTCCGGCCGGAAGTACCACTGCTTGTTCGGTGGGGGCGCGTGGTGGGTCGTGTTGGCCTCCACGAGTCGGCCGAGGAGACCCGAGTCCACCATTTTGGCGGCGCGTTGGTAGTTCGCGTAGTACCGGTGGAGATAGCCGACCTGCGTCTTCACCCCCGCTTCGTCGGCCGCCCGAGCCATCTCCCGTGCCGCTTCGGGACTCGTCGCTAGCGGCTTCTCACAGAAGACGTGACAGTCGTTCCGGACCGCGTGGAGGAAGGGACCGCGATGGGCGTTGGGCGGCGTGCAGATGCTCACCAAGTCCGGCGACTCGTTCGCCAACAACGTCTCGGCGTCCGAATACGTCGCCGGTATCCCGTGTTCGTCCGCGACGTGTTCGCGGCGCTCCTCGTCCAAGTCGGCGACTGCCGCGATTCGCGTCTCCGGATGTGCCTCGAACGCCGGGATGTGATACCCCGTTGCGACCGCTCCCCCACCGATTATCCCCACGGTTAGTCCCATCTGGAGGTCAAACGGTGCTACGAATCTTAAAACTACCCGCCCGTTCGCGCTACCGAGGACCCTCCAAAAGACCTTAGCCATCGTAACTAAATCTGGACTTCAGCGAGAGATAATTGTTTTATGTCGAGTGTAATCCGAGGATACCATCTCGAAATAGCTTTTATCGAAATAGAATCAAAGTCAGCCGGCCGCCATCGAAAGGTTCTTAATATGCAAGAGTAGCATTGAAATCGCATGGTACGCGATGGACGCCCGAAAGGAGGACGACGCCTCGAAGACGGGCAGTATATTAGGCCGGTTACCGGACGAGCGAGCTCGCAGTTCTCGACGTATTTCGCGGAATCAGTTCCTAACTACCAAGTATTCGAAGCCGGAGGAGAGTGTTAAAATGACGAAGAATCACGATTTCACGACGCCCAAGAAGGGTGTGCAGGACTGGCACGTTCCTATCAACGAGAATTTCCAGAAGCTAGATACCGACGTGGAGATTCGGGACAGCGATTCGAACCGAGGGAACTACCAACCGCGGGACGGGGCGAAGTTCCTTGCGACCGACACCGGTCGCGTCTACCTCGGAAACGGGTCGAAGTGGAATCTGCTCGGCACTATCGGGTCGGACAGCGGTGGCAGTTCCAGTGGGTCCGCCAGCGCCGAGCGACTGGCGGGCAGGGTCGTCCCGATGGCGTCCGGCCTGACCCCCGGCGACGCCATCGACCCCGGTAGCACCGATACGCCGATTCAGGACGCTATCAATCTGGTCGATAGCGCCGGGGGCGGCACAGTCCTGCTCCCACCGACCACGGTCCAGTCGCCCGGCAACATCCGGATGAAGTCGAGCGTCAACCTTCGAGGGACCAGCATCTTCTCGTCGGCCATCCACATCGGCGACAACAGCGCCGACGGTATCGTCTTCGACGCTAACGCCAACGGCGGCAACAAGGTCGAACACATGAACCTCGGCGGGTTCCGTCTCTCCGGTCCGGGTCTCTCGTCGAGGACGGGCATCGCAATCCACCACGTGCAGGGCGACACCCATCAAGTCCACATGGACCGCATCGCGTTCACCGGGTGGGCCAACTCCATCTATAAGGTCGACCGGAACAACAGCACCGGCCCCTTCGAGTGTCGCCACGACAACTTCATCGTCTACATGTGCGACGCGGGCCACCTCGGAAGCGACTCCTCGGAGGCACTCATCGACTGGCAGGCGTGGTACGGTCCCGCCAACACGTGGGGCACGATGGCCGTCTACCCGACGTCTCGATTCAGCGGGTCGAACTCCAACATCGCCTGCTTCAAGGGCGGCACCCACCACATTGACCACTTCAACATCGGCGGGTCGGCCGGCCGCGTCCTCCGCCAGACGTGGGACGCGCAGGTCAACTGCGACTACATCAACTACGAGGCCATCGAACAGGTTTCGGCCCCCAGCCACATCGTCCTCGCCGAAGGCGACCAAGCCTGTATCGTGGACAAGGTTCGCGTCAAGAACGCCGCGACCGAGTACGTCTACGAGGTCGGCTACGAGAGCATGCAGGGCACCCCGCCGTGCCGCAAGCGCATCGGCATCGCCGACAACCGCGGTGAGATTCGGGCCAACGTTCTCAACCTGACCGCACCCGCCGACTCGTCCCGACCATCATTCTACTACGGGTCACCGGACAACGTAGACGTGAACCACTCCAAGCGTTCCACGGGCGGACTGCGGGCGCTGGGCGACGCCGGTACTCCGATGGGATAGTTCGACTCCCGAACTCCACCGAACAGTCGTTTTCTTTTTCGAAACGGTCTCACTCTCGATATATCACGTCGATTTCCTCGGCCACCGCGTCCCACATGAAACCGTGCAGAACCTCGTCGCGGGCGTTCCGGGCGATTTCCCGCCGGAGGTCGTCCCGAATGAGGAGCCTGTCGATGTACGACTCGAAGTCCGCGACCGAACCCGGAGACGCTACGAGCGCGTTCTCGCCGTGGACGAGCGGCTGGCCGCTCTGATGGCCCGTCGTCCCGATGATGGCCCGGCCGCAACTCATGGCCTCCAGCGTGACCATCGAACACCCCTCCTCGTAGGACGGAAAGGCACAGACGTCGGCCGCGTTGTAGTACAGCGGGAGTCGCTCGCGCTCGACCCGGCCGACCCACTCGATGGCGTCCTCGATGCCGTGGTCCGCGGCGATGGCAGTCAATCGTTCGTACTCGTCGGAGTCTTTGCCGCCGTAGACGAGAGAGAGTCGCGCGTTGGGATGGGCGTCACGTACCGCCGCGAAACTCTTTAGCAGGGTCCGAACGCCCTTCACACGTTCCAGACGGCCGACGAACAGCACCATCTTTTCGTCCTGCGGGAGACCAAGCGCCCGCCGGGCCACGCTCTGTTCCATCGGCGTGAATAGTCTGCTGTCCACGCCGTTCGGGACGTAGGAGACTTTCTCGTCCGACATCCCGTATCGAGTCAACTTCTCTAGCTCGTCGCTGTTGACCGAGATAACGTGGTCGGCGATTCGGAGGACCGACCGGGACAGGAATCGATACCAGAGTCGCGTCCGGAGTTCCGACGTGTCGTAGCCGATGGAGTGGTTGTGGAACACGACCTTTTTGTCCGTGACCAACGAGGGCAACAGGGTCAGTACGTTGAGTTGATGGTAGCCGTGGATGTGAAGCACGTCGGCGTCGTGATTGCGGAGGTATCGAACCGACTCGACCGAGAT
This genomic window from Halorussus lipolyticus contains:
- a CDS encoding PQQ-dependent sugar dehydrogenase, with the translated sequence MDRRAFLLGGVAALSGGVTALSGNRDGGDSGRADASQIDLEAETSPIREGPSVGLEEVVSGFREPVAFAATPDWGFVADKFGTVFRYDRSADDPKPESFLDLRDRMAELTGWEMGLLGLELHPDFRTNGRFFVRYSAPPTDEVPPNYSHTFVLSEFRAEGGTANPDAERRLLEIPEPQNAHNSGEITFGPDGYLYVGVGDGGGVGDSDAGHADDWYPVNRGGNGQDIEQNLLGSILRIDVDDQAEDKPYAVPDDNPLVGTDGRDEQWAWGFRNPFRFGFSEGDLYVGDVGQENFEEVSLVRKGGNYGWNVKEGTSCYSRVVPDKMPEPVSFVELLFPGPLPICPEGSVRGNPLVDPIVSYPQERNGDQFGTSVIGGYVCQNPDIPELQGQYLFGDFFAQGTGQLFATTTADSGDGLRPVKRLSIAGTPDGELGEALLSYGRDSSGDLYVLTTLFGEGTGTVYRLTPP
- a CDS encoding oligosaccharide flippase family protein, whose protein sequence is MNLTGTSVKLFVARTSNALLGFLAIIYFARELSPAVMGTFFLFEATNATLAIVADFGLSGAVEKRISEGDDPGQMVGAALALKASFFVVIASLLAVFSGPINDYLGAELVVLLVIAILAQDLASLSVHTLRGELRVGQTAILNFGQGMAYAVVGVALVRSGFGIYGLVYGLIAGYAVKLLGGVVRCSTTIAIPQKRHFRSLLDYGKYNVVWAIGGHTYHWFDVLILGLFVSHRFVGAYEIAWRITVFTLMFSKAIATTVFPQVSEWVSTGERENVKALVSRALTYSLLPVVPAFFGGVLLAKPIMGLTFGKNYEFAWLVLVVLLAGKLFRAVDVVFDRLLLGFDRPDLGARVVLVTVTVNIVSNVVLIQAIGFVGAAIATAGSAAINAVLLGRYLVQLTEVDVPYPAIGRYVLASLGMTGVLWSLRTQFKIDTFPKLAGTVALGAVLYAGLLLTFDPFRREFFTRVREILA
- a CDS encoding NAD-dependent epimerase/dehydratase family protein, which translates into the protein MSVLVTGATGFVGLNLCAALADDGEEVTGLVRQSSPVERLPSDIAVARGDITNPASLDDPMAEADSVVHLAGAVYDSSDMDAVNVEGTENVIRKAGEHGVGRVVFTSTLTVHPDLSGDLDSAYERTKAEATTRIEDADFASTVLYPTYIWGPMDFRLTRYEHVRPVVSNAVLAPPLYTHDEYNIVHVGDVVDSIRSALDGSAKQHQLVAGANVEAPELLRTIAAATDSDCRVVDVPRTLTKYSIGPVLDLLHEKNVIPVDSRPLLERADYGTVPDEMAYTAPVEQRSWKRAVADTCRWYRTAGLI
- a CDS encoding Gfo/Idh/MocA family protein encodes the protein MGLTVGIIGGGAVATGYHIPAFEAHPETRIAAVADLDEERREHVADEHGIPATYSDAETLLANESPDLVSICTPPNAHRGPFLHAVRNDCHVFCEKPLATSPEAAREMARAADEAGVKTQVGYLHRYYANYQRAAKMVDSGLLGRLVEANTTHHAPPPNKQWYFRPDAGGVVRDLLPHVIDFGTAVFGERPELRNCRMRYLSQDDVADAATVQLDFDGATMTASVGWTQSNAGFLSRTVLVGTQGWLSVDPDELTGQINGRRVKFHRGRPPLLDLRLVEIFPAVEDDAHETRIHDFVDRVRDGRPPRTPVEQGVAITEIIEACHEMADGEAKHAPELAHATGEER
- a CDS encoding glycosyltransferase family 4 protein — protein: MNVLHLLPHTPRVAGYESEATFFETAEYYDRYCTSLAERGHEVELAYFSRLEDPPTGDGYRITPLVVDGGNEFGKEISVESVRYLRNHDADVLHIHGYHQLNVLTLLPSLVTDKKVVFHNHSIGYDTSELRTRLWYRFLSRSVLRIADHVISVNSDELEKLTRYGMSDEKVSYVPNGVDSRLFTPMEQSVARRALGLPQDEKMVLFVGRLERVKGVRTLLKSFAAVRDAHPNARLSLVYGGKDSDEYERLTAIAADHGIEDAIEWVGRVERERLPLYYNAADVCAFPSYEEGCSMVTLEAMSCGRAIIGTTGHQSGQPLVHGENALVASPGSVADFESYIDRLLIRDDLRREIARNARDEVLHGFMWDAVAEEIDVIYRE